TATTACAATTTTCTACTCAGCGTTAGCCCTAATACGAGTCGCATtagcttaaaataaaaagaaaaattattaacaaatcattatgcttattttttttccttaagctAACAGAATTCTTAATAAAACGGCACAGAGGTAAACTGAAATTGGAAATCTTCCGAGTTTTTCTGTACAATACTTATTTGTTACAACTAGCTTTCCTGGTTTGCAGATTGAGCAATTGCCAGCTAATGTTGTGAGCTggtattttgtaaaaaaaacaaacaaaaaggaaactaaaaaaaacatacgctttaaaatgtttgtgtaacaagaaaaaaaaagaaaaatatcaccaGGTAACTAAAGCTAAATAGCACATGGCGAAATACCGGGTATATATCATAGATTATAGTTATATCGTAAATATTGCCCTGTCTTATAGTGTTTCTTTACATACCAGTCTTTTAATTATCCAGTACCTGTCGCCATGTGACTGAAAAGAGCTGTTACCAGCAGTAACATGGATTTtcgcaaaaaataaaaaaaaacaaagctattAATAAAACGGAACAAAGATACTGGCAGGAGTTAAGTATTCCACCGACTCTGTGTTGTATTAAAAGTGAGGTTATGATCGTGACCGACAAAGCCcgccatctgattggctcgcTGGATTAAAATTGACAGGTTGCATACTTTACCTGTTAGGTCATCAGTCAACATTCGCTCTGGCTGTCAGTGGCTGTTTTTGCCAAAACAATTCTTCGCTATTTGGTCTTTCTTGGTCCGTATGCGATCAGATTTCAAAGAGTTTTTACTCCGCGTTTTTTATATAATTCGGTAGTCATGTTAAATCTTTTCTGTGGTCGAAAAACTAGAAAAGATATATTGTTAATAATCTCGGCCATCTTGGTAACTCTTGCAACAGGTaagcaaaaatttatcttttgattGAGTCGCTTCTTAGGAATCATGAATTCATCGTTTACAAAATAAACGAAGTGCGTCTTAGAAGACGCTATCGAGCACTTTATCATGGCTCAAATAATAATAGGTCTTTTTGCGAACAATGTTAAAAATCCACTGAAAGGCTTCACAATACACGGTTTTTAATCTTACCACCAGTTTCACCAGATTGTCACTTGCTCAGCGAAGCTTGACAGTGAGAACAGTATTGTGTGAAAGTTAACTGCGAGATCATGACTCCGTCGGCTCGTTTTAGTCAAAAAATTAACCAGATAAAAGTTTGCAAAGCGAGTCTTTGTGGCTTCAGAAGTTTTCATTTtaccaaagaaattgaaatctcTGTCATTATGTTATGATCGCATTTGTTCACGGCAAATTGAAAGTTTGAAACGATGTTTTTATCGTTGTAGTGCGCTTTTAGATAAATCAATTGAGCAGGAGAATTCCTTAGACACATAAAAATAAATGGTAGTCATGTATACAAATGGGACCAGTTTTCAAAATGCGGATAACATTATCAAACGAAGAGATCGCTATCCTGAGAATATAGTACGTGTTGACAAAAGATAACGCGCTAttcactggatagagatttatccactGGGTAGCGTTATACACCTTTGAACAATAGGGAACGGGTTGGAGAGAAGCAGTGTGAGACTGAAGTGTCTTACCTGAGAAGAGAAAATAGTGATCCGGCAACAACCCAAAAATCCTCGATCCATGTGCTCGAGGAAAGCCATTAGGCTTCAGTATCCTTACTCCCTCCTTTCCTCAAAACTTTTGACAAGACTCTCTTCTgcaattaccaaaaaaaaatgttcaaacatTTTTAGCCGCATTAGGACACACGATACTTGAAGAATACAACTGTGGACAAGAAGACATTGAGTACAATGTTACTCTTAGAGGCGGTCAGTTTGCCGGGATTTTCAAGGACCGTGGACCGGTAAAGAATATGCAGGAATGTATGCATTTGTGCTGCAATACAAAGAAATGTGACGTGGCCATGATGCACggatcaaaatgtttcaatgtGCATTGTGTGAATGACACAACTTGTGAGACGATTCCAGCGGATGATGAAGATATTGACATGCAAGTTGCACACATGACTACTAAAGGAACAAGACAACTGAGTAAGTTTTGAGCATGGAAATAAACTACAGAAAGAAGATTGTTTTTCGCTATATCACGAGCATGGgctaaagaaaaagtttttagtTCTCATGAGGAATCGGATCCAAGGCACTTGGATTCCGAATGTTCTACCACTGGGCCAATGAAACTCCCTTTAGAAAAATGGGTCATAACTTTATTATGAGTAGTTTGAAATCGTTTTGAATTTCTCGGTGCGAACTAGTGAAGGCGGTGGCGAACTTATTTCTAATGGGGCGAACTCGTCATGGTGCGAGGGAACGGGTAGGATCGAAGTGGACTTGCTATGGGGCGAAACCTCCATAGACCAAAGAGACTACATTATTGATTTCAGGTCTTGATCTTCTCTTTCTAATAGCAGCGAGTccttttctcagttttcttatCTTCTGTAGCCGAAGCACCGGTAAGCGACAATCTTAAGAGTTATGACCCTGAAGCGAAATGTCCGCACAACGAGATCATGTACAACGTAAAGCTAATGGGTGGATTGAAAGCTGGAAAATTCACAGACATTGGAAAAGTTAAGAGTATAAAGACTTGTATCAGgtaaattcaattaaaaatagaTACTATTTTGAGTGCAACTTGATTTGGTGTCAATAAGCacgagaaaaattttcaaagacaaaacaattgCATGAGCCCGTAGAGCGATGACAATTTGTAGTCTTCGAAAAAACTCACTAGTGCTTATTTgcaccaaattgcacaagatatcatgttgttacttattaaaagtttacatgaaaaacgcatcaGGGAAGGTCaagacggaaaaaaaattgatagcgcactatttgttatttgcactcgtgttacataaaaattgcactcgttttcagccactCCGACGCGTGGTATTTTTTATGCATATTATTAAAGCCATTACCCTATACTCGAAGTTGAACATCGGTACCGCTCTGAATGAAAATTGCGTTTAAGGAAAAGACTGTAGTCATGAATTAATTTTAGTCTTATTTGCTCGAAGATATTGCTGCGAGTCTAAGGTGCAGCCATGCGACCTGGCCTTTATGTTAAGTGACCGCTGTTATTTGGTGAAATGCTACTCAGAGGAGAGATGTCAGGCAATTCCTGCTGCCGCTATAGATCATTCATTCAAGCAGAAAATGGCTTTCGTAGCGCCATGGTTGTATCAAAAAGGCAAGAAAGTTGGTAAGTGAAAGGAGTAAAAAAAGCAGTcagcatatatttttttttaaaatctgataAAATGCAGCTTTTTATGACTTCTTCCTCCTTATCTGGTTTACTCAGTGAAAATTCCATCTGGCCAGTCTCCACATCACTTACAATGCGTTCAAAGCAGACGCTACACGAAGTCCCGACTCCTCGATGGCCCAAACGCAGGGCTCTTCACCGACGTGGGGCGCGTTGCAAACCCCCAAATATGCACCCGCTTGTGCTGCGAGGATCCTTCCTGTGACTTGGCCTATATGTTTGGTCGTAcatgtttccttgtaaagtGCTACAGCGAGAGAAGCTGTCGCACGATTCCCGACGAAGACGCTTGGCGCAATGATACTAATTTGGACAGATCCACGCAATACATCGTTACACGAAAGTTTGGTGTAAAATTAAGAGACGGTAAGGGCTTATAAACAACTTAAGATTGCATATTACCATGAGGAAAGGAAGTGGGCTGAAATCATTTGTTAAAAACGTCAGTTATCGCCAAAATCTCCCGCTTTAAACGTGAAGCTTCGCAAAACAGTTCCTGGCTAAAAACCAAACTGGTATCTCTACGGCAAGTATTCTTACTCTATTGAAGTTGTCTCAGCTCTTCCTTGCTTTCTACCGTTGGCCGGCAGCTAGGACGATTCTACAACATAACCCATGCTACTAATGAAACACTTTGGCGTTATTGGGTGTTAAAACTGTTTCATGTATTCAAGATttccagctgaaaaaaaaatgattaaagaaCATGCAGTTCATGATGTTTGGAAAGAGTGGATTGACTCCTCGGCGTAGTTCAGAACTTTCTATTTCAATCCACTTCCAAAATTTAAACCCAGCGCAGTccttgtaaaattaaatttttgatttaTGAGTCAGAATTCAGAATGACGTTGTTTCTGTAAGTCCAATATTTTAAAGATATGTTTGGTTCTGACATCATTGTAAGAGTTCATCGGCCGAAATGAGGTGCGCTGTGTCGCCGTAGTTCAGTGTTGTCTTAAACCAAGGATAACCTGAATGtttcacagcaaaaaaaaaaaaaaattatacttatcCTGTTCTTACTTTAAAGACGGAACTCCCGTTATACGAACCGAAACAAACCGAGAAGAAGAGTGTCGCCTGGATGGCGAGATAAGGAACAAGACAATTCTCCAGGCCGGCATGGTATCTGGAAAATTGACGCATCACAAAGGTGTCACAGACATTAACTCGTGCATAAAGCGATGCTGTGAACAGGACCAATGCCATGTGGCTATGATGATGGCGGATAAGTGCTACACGGTCTTTTGTACTAATAAGCAGTACTGCCAGCCTAAACCAGCTCCGGTAGAGACGCACCACACCAACCCCACAGTGGCTTATGTCAAGAGAGGAGAAATAAGCTTTGGTAATGTATACATTACAGTAAAGCCGTTTTTGTTATCCTTTGAATTAATTGTCGAAACGGTGAGATCAAagggccaatcagaacaaaagttAACATCTCCATTAATCAATAAGTATTCAAGGTGAAGAACGGCAAACTGTTTGAAGCGGGAAGACATGTGTGAAAAGTCAGAATTGATTTAATTTCATGTCCATTTGGTTAGGGAAGTAGTGCGAGTACactaaaccaatcacagagcgaggtGAAACGAAACCTAAGCAGTTTCGCATCTCTTTCGATATTCCATTCAAATCTGCTCTTTGGGGTTAAATGAGTTTAAATACAGAAAACCATGCAACTGAGAGTATAACTTGCTACCTGCTATcttgtctcttttttctttcaagaggaAACTAATTACGTTGGCACAAAATAGAGacatacatttatttatcaaaatacCTATCTTATCATtgtttttacaacaaaaaatccTGCAGCACCTAAACCAAAGTCGGTGATGCCGCAAATTGAAAGATTCCACCCTAACGTAGTGCAAGATGTCGAAGAAGAATATCTTGAAGCTGATGAAAATAACGTCAAAGGCAGTATCGACGTGGATGCCAGCCTACGCAGCAGTTTGCCGAGTATCCCAAGTAAAGAGGCTGAAGCAGAGGTCTCTGGGAGTGGAGGCATTGAGGAAGTCGAAGAGTATCAAAGTGGTAGTGGGGACAGTGAGAGTAATGATGATAGTGGTGACCAAAGCGGGTCGGGAGAAAATGTAGAGCAGGATGAGGAAAGTGGAGACGAGTCCAGCGGTGAGAGCGGAGCTGAAGACAATGAAGCCGAAGGTAGTGGGAATGAGGATAGCGGAGCTGAAGATAGCGGAGCTGAGGATAGCGGAGCTGAGGATAGTGGAGCGAGCGGAGAGGAAGAAGACAGTGGGGTCAGCGGAGACAGCGGAGACAGCGGAGACAGCGGAGACAGTGGAGACAGCGGGGATAGCGGGGATGAAGAAAGCGGCGATGAAGATGAGGATAGAGAAGATGAACTTCAAGGACTGGCCCAACTCAGGAACATTCTGAGCCTCAAAGGCGTTCTTTAATCATAGTTACAATAGTAAAACGGTAGTTATAATGGAATCAACAATGCTTCGTATAGgagtttagttttttttttttacgtcaaGAAGTAGTGGCTCAGACTCTGAATACTTGGGGATGCGTGTTTGCTGACGAGGCCTTATTTCAGGGCCTTTTGGCCCAAAGGTTGTTTTCAACTACATTCCTTGAGGGAGTGAATTGCTTTTCAGTTTGTGAGAGAAAAAGAGTTAAGGATCTACCTGAACGCTCACATGATCGAAAAATACAGCACTTGACACAAAATAAAGATCCATGGAATATCACTGTGTTTGCTCCGTTCACcataaattttgctttaatGCTAACTAAAGTAAATTTTTCTCTTCGTCTTTTTTTAAAGTCTCTGTTACAACGTGTTACTAGCCTAACTACCTTTTAAAGACTTGATCTAAACTGGGTAAATATGTACAAATTTGgaatttcacaaattaaaaCCCACTGTACATAATTGGTCACTTAAGATATCTATAATATTAAAGTACGGTAATTAgattaaattacaaaaaaagcatAGTTTTATAATTGAAGATAAGAATGTTAATAAACAAGAATGGATTTTTAGATATtctaatttgtttcttattcttCTCTACGCTTGGACACTTATTTAGAAGCTGATACAGGCGTAATGTCCTCTTGCGAAacgaaactttttttctgtcgaATCATAATTTTGAAACAGGAATCTTGTTGTATGCAATGACAAAATTAAGAGGAGGTGACATTGAGAGCGAGTTCAAGGCTCCAAGGTTTATATTAACGATgcttccgctcaggttgtcaaaacagCTTTCCCTACAATTGACATCACACCATGTGACGAGCAATTGCTTCTGTGTCCAGATCTACAAATAATAACGTAGAACTTTATGATTTTTTATGATAAtctgatttatgattttttaagaTAATCCTATGCCCTTAATTCACCTATTCCcacaaatttttacaaaaaattagtttcaaaATGATCCCCTAAACGAGCACGAACACTCTTGATAGAACATGTCTACTGTCATTGGTCAATTTTAGAGCAATTGAGTAACTGAAGCCTGCCTTTTGGCTGGTTCGATTCTGTCAATTATGATATATAACCAAGGGCACATTTGTCTTAGCTCAACTTAACTCAATTCAGGTAATGTATGACATTCATTCGCTGCTCTCAGAAAAACTCGTCCGAGGCAACCATCCGTAGTAGAAATCTACCACACGAGTCACTTGGCTAGTCAAGCGATATAGGTGCCCATTCGGTTCGATGAATTTAAAGGGAAATTCATTTATATTACTTCATGGTTCAGAAATGAGCGTTACGGTCCTTAACTTTCGCTAAATGTCTTCTTGTTAAATCACAAGCAGTGGTTTTCTCTTGACAGTAATACGAATAGAGAATCTATCTTCACTGAACCTATTTAAAATGTTCAAGAATGAAGATCACCTTTCGAATTGAAGAAGAAGTTGTACCTAATATCTGCAAAGGAGAAACACAGTAATATAATTGACGGAGAGCAATGGCTCTACAGTTATTGTTTCCGGttgatttgttgttttgaatttgCAAGTACTGTTTgcacagtttaaaaaaatatacaacacGTTCTAAGACGGTGAAAATAAAGACAGTTTCTCAACTTACGTCTATCAACATACAAAAAAATGCACTGACTTTTTTACCACTTGAAACTCGTGATAATCTATATTATTTAACGAGGAAAACGTTGCATGCCATTATGAAACTAAGGGACGAATTATAAAACTAAGTGACGAGGGTAACGTACGTTTTTTGatcctttgaaataaatatctgtGAAATAAAACCTACGACAATATTAGGCCATTAACAAAACGCTTCGCCTATCGGTTGGGGTGCACCAAGCTTCAAACATCAGGTTGAACGCAGCTATGTCTCGGTAGTTCAAGTAATTTgcgaagaaaaccaaaataagaccaaatgtaataataataataaaaaaaaaaacgaaaagataACTTGAGGCAAAGTTGACTTAGCCTAATTAAAGTAGGGTGACTCTggatgccattttttttctcctgtctGTCTGTCACGCAAGATAACCTTCATAATACGCTTTCTTACTGTAACACAAAATCCAATTGGAGATATAAACCTAGCGTATACTGTGTCTGTTACAACCCTTCGTCGGCGGTATGTCGATAAGATTTCCGCGGAGGCCGCATCGgacaagttaataaaaaatgaatctttgtttaacaaatttaaagcgaaaaaaaaattacaaggtGTATGGACTATCAAgatatgtttttatttctactATGTCATACAAATACAGGTATTTTGGGGTACCAGTCACTTCCTCCTAACACTCGTCCATAGAAATTCCTCTTGTATGACGATATTCTTGTACATAAAGAATATCCCGGCGGATTTTACACTTCTAGATCACGTGAGCAAAACACGGAGCATGATTGGACAAAATTTGAGATCTTGATGATGTAATTGTGTTCTATTGTTCGGCGGGATCGAGTTCTTTCCTTGATAACAAAAGTATACAACTCTAATATggcaaaaacttgaaaaacaaccCGGTTAAATTAATAGGTATTTTATTTTATGACGCTATTTTTTctaagctattttttttaaagagagaaaTTTCAATGATGTTGCCATGTGAATGAGATTCGGGGCTGTGATGCTCGGAAGAAAGATGAACAGTGGCTTACTGTTCATTTGGTTGTGTGCTCTCTGCGGAGGTAAGTTAACTTGTAGCACATCGCTTTGCTAAGTTTTCCAGTTGTGTGCGCGTGAAGTGCTGTTCCACTAACATTTATTCGTGTATGAATCTAGTAAAGAGCTCGTCAAACTACCTACAAAACTGTAAGAACACCAAAATCGAGGAGAATGTCACGCTAAAAGGAGGCATAGGAGCAGGAACTTTTCGAAAGCTTGGTAAAGTTACCAGCATGGAGTCTTGTATTGAACTGTGTTGCAAAACTGCGACTTGTGATGTTGCCTTCCTCTCGGCTGCTAAGTGCTATGGAGTCGAATGCGTGAGTGATGACGAGTGCAAGGCCACAGCTACTGATACATCTGATATTAAGGTGCTCATAGCACACGTGCGAACAGGCCATAAGAAAGGTTAGTGCTCCGCCAGTTGAAATGGCGGAGGTAAATAAGCTGTTGTCGGAATCTTTGAACGAACTTGGTTATAGTCGCTGTTAGCCTCATTCCGTAAAATACAGTCCGTTATTCTACATTTAGATCGATACGTGCGGCGTTAATGAAAGCAATGGATTGTTTGAAATTGACGTGGCGTTGAATTGGTGCATTTGTGCAAGAAATCTcgcttttgaaagctttcttcTCCAGACAACTTTATTCAATCTCAAATTTTTCACGGGGTCTGCAGCGTAATGTTGTATTTGAGGACTGATTTTGCGCTTGGGGTAAATTTCAGTGAAGCGAGCGATGATTTTTCCGGCGATTACACTCATTAATCTTTGATCGGCTTCAGAATTGAAAGCCTGAAAGGTAGCTAGCCACCCGGAAAGAAAGAATGGTGAAAACAGGTTGTAAGCAAAAGGGACAGCGGGAATTTCTGCGTACCGTTTCTtcttataaaacaaattctgCTATGTCAATTTCTGTCTGGTTTGTTGTCTATTGTAGAGGGCAAGATTTACCTCAAAATAAGTGGGTGAATTAAAATCTCTTGAATAGCAATTGGCGATAGCATAAAGAAAACAGCTATTATGGAAAGTTCCTCCAGTAGATTAGAATAGGAAAATATAACCAATACATATATAATAGTAAAATAAGGTATGAATTTGCTCCTGCGAATGAAAAACTGCTGAACGCTTTCATGAAACTGTCAGTGACTTAAgaataatgttttttcttaaatcatTTGATATATGTCAATCATTTAATCCTTCATGCACACACAGCTGAAAGACtgagattaaaaatattatgtcgtaaattaaagtaactttCACAGCCTCATATTTAATTACGTAGCTCTGTCATTTTAACTCCAACCCATGCTCTTACCGACTGATAAATAAGACTTCATGGCGATTTCAAGTCGAGAGCAAGGGAAAAACAGTCTTAAAAGTCCAATGTAACTGATCTTATTAATGTGTCCATGAGTATTCATTTGTCACAGAGCAGTGGATGTGAATCAAGCTGACAATTATTAAGCCATGAATATATAGTGCAACCACCGAGAAACTATTTCACAGGAAGAACCAGCTTAAACCAACGGAGTTCATTTTTGCTATAACTTGAATATTGTGGTTTCATtcgttttcaaaataatttgaacttCTCAATTCAGTTCTTGTCCTCAAAATTTTCCGCTTATTCGATGTTTATGCAATATTCCTCTATATTcagtcgattttttttctgggggtctcaatggggtgatggctttgACGGCTAAcgtttaaaattttggccaatttacgcctaacggttaatttttcccttgcagataaaagaaaaaaaattacccttatctttttttattactcaCTGTTGTAATTTTGAcgatctttaatttttttgaggcTGTATTACAGCTGACCGAGTTAATCCCATTGAGAGCATTTTTACGATGCTATTTTATTGCAACTTTAAGCATTGATCATTATGATGAACAAATACCAATTACATTTACGCTAACTTTTAAAAAACTCATTGGCTCTATTCataaattttcgaaaaaaaaaattatgataatttcaTGAATAATATcctgacagaatttctcttttattcgTTTCAGATAACACATCATTAGCTTTTATTACTCCTAACTTCACATCGAATGTTAAACCACATCCAAATGGTTTCTTGGGCTCAAATCAGGGAGGCCTATCTGCTAACACGCCAAAAGGTCTCATCGCACAGGGACAAACATCATCGAGCATTGTTAACCCATCTATGGCTGGGCAATGCCAGccaggaaaaattttcaaagaagtGACTTTAAAAGGAGGCATTAATGCCGGTACATATAAAGATGTTGGCTCTGTGAAAAGCATGGAGGAATGTTCTGGTAAATGCTGCGAGTTCGCGGCTTGTGATTTAGCGTTTATGCTTTCAAGTAGATGTTATCTTGTTGGATGTTCAGAAGGCAAAAACTGTCAGATACAAAAAGCAAAGCCTTCTCCGTATCATCCATCTGTGACTTACATTGAAAGATGGAACAAGGAGGGCGTGAAACATTCAGGTATGTTAAATCTTCGACAACACTACAAATTGAACGCTATTTGAGTGCAAATAGAACAAGATGGATGGTTATTTTTGAGGCTCGAAGCTgaattaaagaaagatttttttttcgcctCAACACTAGTATAGAAGCAAAAAAAGTGTCTCAATGAGGAATCAAAACTCAGAGCGACAAAGAGCTTTGtcaaagttaaatgaaatgaatagCATTTTGATCTGCGAACGACACagagttaagaaaataatcCTTGGAGAGCTGCAGGCGGAGAAATtcacaaaaaagcgaaaaaactTCATTAATTCTTTAGAAAACTCGACGGGATTCGAACTTGTTTCTCTATGGTGAGTTATTGGGTTGTTGGTACTTAGTAGCTGTTGAATTCCCTACAGCTCAGTGGAAAAGCATCAGAACGAGGACTTTAAAGGTTTGGGACCCGATTTGTTATGGTGACTCTGATTTTCCTTAGTCCTACGCTCGTGATAAGACGAAGAGTGTCTTTCGTTTTGCTTGTTTGGTCCCGTAACATGCACTTTTACACTGAAATCCCTCGTCTTCAGTCTGGCAACGTTACCTAGCCCCATCTCTCAGGAGACACTACTAACTCCTCAATTCATTTCGCAGATACCTGGATATGAGGGTAGATAGAGCTTCTAAGGTTGTGCATCATATATAAAAGAGGATAAAAAATTGATCTCaatcattcttttcaatttGTAGACTCGTTAGCTTTGGTAATATATATGATTAGGCGATTAGGGCAACTTGCCACTTTTATACTCAAtttgttcgttttgtttttttgcttttgcgTTTTTGCTAGAGATAGCCATTTATGCTTTTTGAAATGCCCGTGTTATATTGAACTGCACTGATCGAATATTTTTCTTATGCATAGTTTTTCTTGGCGACTCAGCCGAAACCAAATTCACATGTCCCGCGGTGAAGCCGCTGACCAAGGTGACATTAAAAGGAGGACTCAAAGCTGGAGATTTCACAGACACAGGCAAGGTTGGAAGCATAAAGGAATGTTACGAGACTTGCTGCCAACATCCCACGTGTAATCTGGCCTTTATGCTGGGCCAAAATTGCTTCTCGGTCAAATGTTATAACAAAGACTTGTGCAGTACAATTCCTGCGCAGCCTTCCATCTTCAATCCACAAATTGCGTATGTTTGGAATAGAAATGAGATGAAAAATGGTAAGTTAATATAGTTAGAATTACGTAGAGTAGAGCTTTAAAAGACTTACCTTCTTAGTGATTACGTATGAGTAACCGCTTTAATATTCCTTCAAATCTTGTCGGTGGAATTGAGGTAGTGTGATCGCAAAAGATTCGGTTTACCCTTGTTGACAAGAGCGTGAGGActaatatatatatgtatatataactgcagacagtactgtttcggccttctgggcctcatcagtgcagtgctgatgctaggatggaggtaaggccatatagccaccccaagtgatctcacatatgtggtatcatctaagccatgccagagtgctcaaactagaaaatatgtatatatatatatatctatgaGGAACAACACTAAGAGcaccattttgaaaagaaaaccgtAGCGT
The sequence above is a segment of the Pocillopora verrucosa isolate sample1 chromosome 5, ASM3666991v2, whole genome shotgun sequence genome. Coding sequences within it:
- the LOC131780629 gene encoding uncharacterized protein isoform X1 — encoded protein: MLNLFCGRKTRKDILLIISAILVTLATAALGHTILEEYNCGQEDIEYNVTLRGGQFAGIFKDRGPVKNMQECMHLCCNTKKCDVAMMHGSKCFNVHCVNDTTCETIPADDEDIDMQVAHMTTKGTRQLTEAPVSDNLKSYDPEAKCPHNEIMYNVKLMGGLKAGKFTDIGKVKSIKTCIRYCCESKVQPCDLAFMLSDRCYLVKCYSEERCQAIPAAAIDHSFKQKMAFVAPWLYQKGKKVVKIPSGQSPHHLQCVQSRRYTKSRLLDGPNAGLFTDVGRVANPQICTRLCCEDPSCDLAYMFGRTCFLVKCYSERSCRTIPDEDAWRNDTNLDRSTQYIVTRKFGVKLRDDGTPVIRTETNREEECRLDGEIRNKTILQAGMVSGKLTHHKGVTDINSCIKRCCEQDQCHVAMMMADKCYTVFCTNKQYCQPKPAPVETHHTNPTVAYVKRGEISFAPKPKSVMPQIERFHPNVVQDVEEEYLEADENNVKGSIDVDASLRSSLPSIPSKEAEAEVSGSGGIEEVEEYQSGSGDSESNDDSGDQSGSGENVEQDEESGDESSGESGAEDNEAEGSGNEDSGAEDSGAEDSGAEDSGASGEEEDSGVSGDSGDSGDSGDSGDSGDSGDEESGDEDEDREDELQGLAQLRNILSLKGVL
- the LOC131780629 gene encoding uncharacterized protein isoform X2, which encodes MLNLFCGRKTRKDILLIISAILVTLATGHTILEEYNCGQEDIEYNVTLRGGQFAGIFKDRGPVKNMQECMHLCCNTKKCDVAMMHGSKCFNVHCVNDTTCETIPADDEDIDMQVAHMTTKGTRQLTEAPVSDNLKSYDPEAKCPHNEIMYNVKLMGGLKAGKFTDIGKVKSIKTCIRYCCESKVQPCDLAFMLSDRCYLVKCYSEERCQAIPAAAIDHSFKQKMAFVAPWLYQKGKKVVKIPSGQSPHHLQCVQSRRYTKSRLLDGPNAGLFTDVGRVANPQICTRLCCEDPSCDLAYMFGRTCFLVKCYSERSCRTIPDEDAWRNDTNLDRSTQYIVTRKFGVKLRDDGTPVIRTETNREEECRLDGEIRNKTILQAGMVSGKLTHHKGVTDINSCIKRCCEQDQCHVAMMMADKCYTVFCTNKQYCQPKPAPVETHHTNPTVAYVKRGEISFAPKPKSVMPQIERFHPNVVQDVEEEYLEADENNVKGSIDVDASLRSSLPSIPSKEAEAEVSGSGGIEEVEEYQSGSGDSESNDDSGDQSGSGENVEQDEESGDESSGESGAEDNEAEGSGNEDSGAEDSGAEDSGAEDSGASGEEEDSGVSGDSGDSGDSGDSGDSGDSGDEESGDEDEDREDELQGLAQLRNILSLKGVL